The nucleotide window GCCGTGGATGGCATCGCCCGCCAGCCTGAAGCCAAGGCGTCCATCTTCTCGACAATGCTCATAGGCGTCGGCCTGGTCGAGGCGACGCCCATCATAGCGCTGGTAGTGGCGCTCATCCTCCTCTATGCCAACCCGTTCCTGGGCTGACCACGAGGTCGGCCTGCTGGCGGCCGACAGGATGCCACTGCGGCTGCCTGACTCTTGTTCGGAGGAGGCATTCAGAGGGGGAATCAAGTTTGATTCAGATCGATATGACCTTTTTCGCGAGCATACTGAACTTCCTGCTGCTCACGGCGCTCCTCACATTCTTTCTCTACAGGCCGGTCCGTAAGTTCATGATGGACCGCCAGGACCGCATAAAGCGGTCCCTTGAGGAAGCCGCGCAGAGCCGCGCCGAAAGCGCGAAGATGAAGCAGGAGTATGAAGCCCGCCTCGCCCAGGTGAGTCGCGAGGCGCAGGACATCATCGAGAAGGCCGTTGTCCAGGGGGAGCGCGCGCAGGCCGAGATCCTGGATGCCGCGCGCAAGGAGGCAAAGGCCATTCTCGAACAAGCGAGAGCTGAGGCGGCCCGGGAGCGGCAGGTGGCCTTCGAGGCGCTGCGAGATGAGATTGTGGACCTCGTCATATCCACGGCGAGGGTGGTTACCGGGAAGAAGGTCGATTCCGCCGATGACGAGGCCATTGTAAAGCGCCTCTTAGAGGAAGGCTGGCTCAGCGACGCGGGGGAGCGGGAACTATGAAACCCA belongs to Bacillota bacterium and includes:
- the atpF gene encoding F0F1 ATP synthase subunit B: MIQIDMTFFASILNFLLLTALLTFFLYRPVRKFMMDRQDRIKRSLEEAAQSRAESAKMKQEYEARLAQVSREAQDIIEKAVVQGERAQAEILDAARKEAKAILEQARAEAARERQVAFEALRDEIVDLVISTARVVTGKKVDSADDEAIVKRLLEEGWLSDAGEREL
- the atpE gene encoding ATP synthase F0 subunit C, which produces MTEVMLLKIISVAAICIIVCVAALVAGLGDAHVAGKAVDGIARQPEAKASIFSTMLIGVGLVEATPIIALVVALILLYANPFLG